One part of the Sorangiineae bacterium MSr11954 genome encodes these proteins:
- a CDS encoding aminotransferase class I/II-fold pyridoxal phosphate-dependent enzyme, which produces MIHLIPSHRSRPSDDPIFSLHRDAVARASKGEKIINATIGVLLDDDGSLSVLPTAARVVHETEAAAWAAYAPIAGTPAFLEAVQNDLLSGEPRLRAASTAVATPGGSGALRHAIANYLEPGQALLTTSYFWAPYKTLADEAERKVATFNMFSADGKLDVDALDRAVAKQIDEQGRVLLFINDPCHNPTGYSMRREEWKQVVERLVPHAERAPITLLVDVAYAAYSAGAPWDHLSELTPLLGKAGLLFAWSASKTFTHYGLRVGALVACVGDDKDRAATQNALAYSSRGTWSNCNAGGQHAITRLLSDPALKAAADAEREVKRQLLLKRVNVFNELAHGKNLNYPRYDGGFFVSVFTDQASEKAAKMRDRGVFVVPITGALRVGLCAVPQQDVAALVEALAV; this is translated from the coding sequence GTGATCCACCTGATCCCTTCGCACCGCAGCCGACCCTCCGATGACCCCATTTTTTCCCTGCACCGCGACGCTGTAGCCCGCGCGTCCAAGGGGGAGAAGATCATCAACGCGACCATCGGCGTGCTCCTCGACGACGACGGCAGCTTGTCCGTCCTGCCCACGGCGGCGCGCGTGGTGCACGAGACGGAGGCCGCTGCCTGGGCCGCGTACGCTCCCATCGCGGGCACGCCGGCGTTTCTCGAGGCGGTGCAGAATGACCTGTTGTCCGGCGAGCCGCGGCTTCGGGCCGCGAGCACCGCCGTGGCCACCCCCGGCGGATCGGGCGCCCTGCGGCATGCGATCGCCAACTACCTCGAGCCGGGCCAGGCGCTGCTCACCACCAGCTACTTCTGGGCGCCCTACAAAACGTTGGCCGACGAGGCCGAGCGAAAGGTCGCGACCTTCAATATGTTCTCGGCCGACGGCAAGCTCGATGTCGATGCCCTCGACCGCGCGGTGGCCAAGCAGATCGACGAGCAAGGCCGCGTGCTGCTCTTCATCAACGACCCATGCCACAACCCCACCGGCTACTCGATGCGCCGCGAGGAGTGGAAGCAGGTGGTCGAGCGGCTCGTCCCGCACGCCGAGCGCGCCCCCATCACCCTCTTGGTCGACGTGGCCTACGCCGCCTACAGCGCGGGTGCGCCCTGGGATCATCTGAGCGAGCTCACCCCGCTGCTCGGCAAGGCGGGGCTCCTGTTCGCGTGGAGCGCCTCCAAGACATTTACGCACTATGGACTGCGCGTGGGCGCGCTGGTCGCGTGTGTGGGCGACGACAAAGATCGCGCCGCCACCCAGAACGCGCTCGCCTATTCGTCGCGCGGCACCTGGTCCAACTGCAACGCGGGCGGCCAGCACGCCATCACCCGCCTCCTCTCCGATCCCGCCCTCAAGGCCGCCGCCGACGCGGAGCGCGAGGTCAAACGCCAGCTGCTCTTGAAGCGCGTGAACGTCTTCAACGAGCTCGCCCACGGCAAGAACCTGAACTACCCGCGCTACGACGGCGGCTTCTTCGTCTCCGTCTTCACCGACCAGGCCAGCGAAAAAGCCGCCAAGATGCGCGACCGCGGGGTCTTCGTCGTCCCCATCACGGGCGCCCTCCGCGTGGGCCTCTGCGCCGTTCCGCAACAGGACGTCGCCGCCCTGGTCGAGGCCCTCGCCGTCTAA
- a CDS encoding MXAN_2562 family outer membrane beta-barrel protein, producing the protein MRLAPACAVLAFTAMGLVSTTASAGDDDAILRPRHRNYESPQNFALEFRFAPYKPQIDDEFKGTGKTPWRDAFGDSSRLLFAVEFDWQAIRIPYLGTLGPGVSIGYTTMSGPAKKLSDTGQITDTDSGTDTTLSVFPMYAVGVLRADVFMRELGIPLVPYGKAGVGYVPWRTYTEGGTSYRDSPDGSTTAYGKGQTWGAHFAAGLAFQMDVLDRRTAKNLDNQIGINHTYLYAEWMFASYKGIGQNNVLLVGTSTWVAGLSFEM; encoded by the coding sequence ATGAGACTCGCGCCCGCGTGCGCCGTCTTGGCGTTCACCGCGATGGGTCTGGTCTCCACGACAGCCTCCGCCGGCGACGACGATGCCATCCTGCGGCCTCGTCACCGAAACTACGAATCGCCGCAGAACTTCGCGCTGGAGTTTCGCTTCGCGCCCTACAAGCCGCAGATCGACGACGAGTTCAAAGGGACGGGGAAGACCCCGTGGAGGGACGCCTTCGGAGACTCGTCGCGCCTCCTGTTCGCCGTCGAATTCGACTGGCAGGCCATCCGCATCCCATACCTCGGGACCCTGGGACCCGGTGTGTCCATCGGCTACACCACCATGAGCGGCCCCGCGAAGAAGCTCTCGGACACGGGCCAGATCACCGACACGGACTCCGGCACCGACACCACGCTCTCCGTCTTCCCGATGTATGCCGTGGGCGTGCTGCGCGCCGACGTCTTCATGCGCGAGCTCGGCATCCCGCTCGTCCCCTACGGAAAAGCGGGGGTCGGCTATGTCCCTTGGCGCACGTACACCGAAGGCGGCACCTCGTACCGCGATTCACCCGACGGGTCGACGACGGCCTACGGCAAAGGTCAAACCTGGGGCGCTCACTTTGCCGCGGGCCTCGCATTCCAAATGGACGTGCTCGACCGCCGCACGGCGAAGAACCTCGACAATCAAATCGGGATCAACCACACGTACCTGTACGCGGAGTGGATGTTCGCCTCGTACAAGGGGATCGGTCAAAACAACGTCCTCCTCGTGGGCACCAGCACCTGGGTGGCTGGGCTCTCGTTCGAGATGTGA